The proteins below come from a single Caulobacter segnis ATCC 21756 genomic window:
- a CDS encoding bactofilin family protein: MFSKQAKSGPKASGRAEAPASLPSSNPADATRRTPKVASLLSADLTIEGCIEGEGELQLDGILRGDVRVARLSVGETGHVEGCVQADLVEVRGRIVGSIIAKQVRLYGTAYVDGDITHEQLSMESGAFFQGRSLKFQRPPSPIQPTPEPEVLALAAAETVG, from the coding sequence ATGTTCAGCAAACAAGCTAAGTCGGGGCCCAAGGCCTCTGGTCGCGCCGAGGCGCCGGCGAGCCTGCCCTCCAGCAACCCCGCGGACGCCACGCGCCGCACGCCCAAGGTGGCCTCCCTGCTCTCGGCCGACCTGACGATCGAGGGCTGCATCGAGGGCGAAGGCGAGCTTCAACTGGATGGAATTCTACGCGGGGACGTCCGCGTGGCGCGCCTCAGCGTCGGCGAAACCGGCCATGTCGAGGGTTGCGTCCAGGCCGACCTCGTCGAGGTGCGCGGTCGCATCGTCGGCTCGATTATCGCCAAGCAGGTCCGCCTCTACGGCACCGCCTATGTCGATGGCGACATCACCCATGAACAGCTGTCGATGGAGTCGGGCGCCTTCTTCCAAGGCCGCAGCCTGAAGTTCCAGCGCCCGCCCTCGCCGATCCAGCCGACGCCGGAGCCGGAAGTCCTAGCCCTCGCGGCGGCCGAAACGGTCGGCTGA
- a CDS encoding VOC family protein — MSVISKVKFVSIPVSDQDRALEFWTEKVGLRVATDQPMGAQRWIELSIPGAETGLVLFTPEGHEDRIGSFFNGSLACDDVEHAYRKLSEKGVEFEGPPQKQPWGAFAKFKDPDGNTFVLSSR; from the coding sequence GTGAGCGTGATCAGTAAGGTGAAGTTCGTCAGCATCCCGGTCAGCGACCAGGACCGGGCGCTGGAATTCTGGACGGAGAAGGTGGGCCTGCGGGTCGCCACCGACCAGCCGATGGGCGCCCAGCGCTGGATCGAGCTGTCGATCCCCGGCGCGGAGACGGGGCTGGTGTTGTTCACGCCCGAGGGCCACGAGGACCGGATCGGCAGCTTCTTCAACGGCTCGCTGGCTTGCGACGACGTCGAGCACGCCTATCGCAAGCTCAGCGAGAAGGGCGTCGAATTCGAGGGGCCGCCTCAGAAACAGCCCTGGGGCGCCTTCGCCAAGTTCAAGGACCCCGACGGCAACACCTTCGTGCTGAGCAGCCGCTAG
- a CDS encoding helix-turn-helix domain-containing protein, whose translation MDRYVLDTLMADLVGHDHKPSAFLVYLAIVAARADGRASFSHAELAERTGQSRRTVQNAVDILKRRGLISVSRHAPTEPATYVPLTPWRRQRDQ comes from the coding sequence TTGGACCGGTACGTCCTCGACACGCTGATGGCCGACCTGGTGGGCCATGACCACAAGCCATCCGCCTTCCTCGTCTATCTGGCGATCGTCGCGGCGCGCGCCGACGGCCGCGCCAGCTTCAGCCACGCGGAGTTGGCCGAACGCACCGGCCAGTCACGGCGAACGGTTCAGAACGCCGTCGATATCCTGAAACGAAGGGGTTTGATCTCGGTCAGTCGCCATGCCCCGACCGAACCGGCGACCTATGTCCCGCTGACGCCTTGGCGACGCCAGCGGGATCAATAG
- the prfB gene encoding peptide chain release factor 2 (programmed frameshift), producing MRPDVEAAAADIEQSVGLLRRRLDWDVALRKLDELNARVEDPTLWDRPSEAQAVSRERAALAAKVEAVQSIERDLKDAVEYAELADMEGDEESLNDARVQLKALKDRAGRAELEALLSGEADGNDAYIEINSGAGGTESCDWAGILLRMYTRWANAHGMQTELIEETDGDQAGIKSATLLVKGPNAYGWLKTEAGVHRLVRISPYDSSARRHTSFASAWVYPVVDDTIEIEINPADVRTDTYRASGAGGQHINKTDSAVRLTHIPTGIAVACQAGRSQHQNREEAWKMLRARLYEAELQKREAAQQALEDQKTDIGWGHQIRSYVLQPYQMVKDLRTNVETSDTQGVLDGDLDAFMGAALAQRVGATRDGAEA from the exons ATGCGACCGGATGTCGAGGCCGCCGCGGCCGACATCGAGCAGTCCGTGGGACTGCTCAGGAGGCGTCTT GACTGGGACGTCGCTCTCCGCAAGCTCGATGAGCTGAACGCCCGGGTCGAGGACCCGACCCTGTGGGACCGCCCGTCCGAGGCTCAAGCCGTCTCGCGCGAGCGCGCCGCCCTGGCCGCCAAGGTCGAGGCCGTGCAGTCGATCGAGCGCGATCTGAAGGACGCCGTCGAGTACGCCGAGCTGGCGGACATGGAAGGCGACGAGGAGTCGCTGAACGACGCCCGCGTGCAGCTTAAAGCCCTGAAGGACCGCGCCGGCCGCGCCGAGCTGGAGGCCCTGCTGTCGGGCGAGGCCGACGGCAACGACGCCTATATCGAAATCAACTCCGGCGCTGGCGGCACCGAGTCCTGCGACTGGGCCGGCATCCTGCTGCGCATGTACACCCGCTGGGCCAACGCCCACGGCATGCAGACCGAGCTGATCGAAGAGACCGACGGCGACCAGGCCGGCATCAAGTCGGCCACGCTGCTGGTCAAGGGCCCCAACGCCTACGGCTGGCTGAAGACCGAGGCCGGCGTGCACCGTCTGGTGCGCATCAGTCCGTACGACAGCAGCGCTCGCCGCCACACCTCCTTCGCCTCGGCCTGGGTCTATCCGGTGGTCGACGACACGATCGAGATCGAGATCAACCCGGCCGACGTGCGCACCGACACCTATCGGGCCTCCGGGGCCGGTGGGCAGCACATCAACAAGACCGACTCGGCCGTGCGCCTGACGCACATCCCGACCGGCATCGCCGTGGCCTGTCAGGCGGGCCGCTCGCAGCACCAGAACCGCGAAGAGGCCTGGAAGATGCTGCGCGCGCGCCTCTACGAGGCCGAGCTGCAAAAGCGCGAAGCCGCTCAGCAGGCGCTGGAAGACCAGAAGACCGACATCGGCTGGGGTCACCAGATCCGCAGCTACGTCCTGCAGCCCTACCAGATGGTCAAGGACCTGCGGACCAACGTCGAGACCTCCGACACCCAGGGGGTGCTGGACGGCGATCTCGACGCGTTCATGGGCGCGGCCCTGGCCCAGCGCGTCGGCGCGACTCGCGACGGCGCCGAGGCTTAA
- a CDS encoding penicillin-binding protein 1A, translating to MDLKPTERWMAIAGVAVLSIIAVAGFAIAIYAAWLFHDMPDAGELQDYRPATATRVYAWDGTLIGEYSKERRIFIPYDQIPPQLAQAFLAAEDRNFFSHGGVDVGGLSRAMINNVGNAIRGRRLEGGSTITQQVAKNVLLTSDATVGRKFKEAILASRLEQSLTKQQILELYLNEIWLGYRSFGVGVAAYNYFGKSLPELTLAQCAYLASLPKGPDNYHPTRNKAKAMARRNWVLGQMAEQGWITKAQAQQAMAEDLVVQPGPKRAAYRDADYFVEEVRQRGMATLGPRLNEGGYYMRTTLDPRLQTTARIALMDGLERYDRRHGWRGAWGHVESTDLKWEKTALARPIPSERTAWRPALVTSNGGQVRLVKSEGEGQIVGEDMAWAKAGKGLKAGDLVFVEKAASGGYRLRQVPAVNGALVAMEPYTGRIVALVGGYSYSLSNFNRATQAKRQPGSSFKPFVYATALENGYTPASVIVDSPITLRGANGQDWSPENYDKEFYGAQPLRKGLEKSINAMTVRLAQGVGMKKIIDFSKRAGVVKEMDPVLAMALGAGETTPFKLTAAYAPFVNGGRRVDPHLIELVQDREGKVIFRADKRDCERCTAGFNGDESPRFAAPGEQIMDPVTAYQITSMLQGVVQRGTAAAVSSLGRPLAGKTGTTNEYRSAWFVGYSPNLIVGVFFGFDDNRSLGEGETGAAGPVPVFMDFMKVALEGQPVVDFKPPKNAKFALVRGVREAFRPGTEPKVEVAPIGPIPYNELTPGLPPVPQSQTQPGKPPQKVDPLSGLY from the coding sequence GTGGATCTGAAACCCACCGAACGATGGATGGCCATCGCGGGCGTGGCGGTGCTGTCGATTATCGCCGTCGCGGGATTCGCGATCGCGATCTATGCGGCCTGGCTTTTCCACGACATGCCCGACGCCGGCGAGCTGCAAGACTATCGGCCGGCTACGGCCACGCGCGTCTACGCCTGGGACGGCACCCTGATCGGCGAGTACTCCAAGGAACGCCGGATCTTCATTCCCTACGACCAGATCCCGCCCCAGCTGGCCCAGGCCTTCCTGGCGGCCGAAGACCGCAACTTCTTCTCCCACGGCGGCGTCGATGTCGGCGGTCTGTCGCGCGCCATGATCAACAATGTTGGCAACGCCATCCGCGGTCGGCGCCTTGAGGGGGGCTCGACGATCACCCAGCAGGTGGCCAAGAACGTCCTCCTGACCAGCGACGCCACGGTCGGCCGCAAGTTCAAGGAAGCGATCCTGGCCAGCCGCCTGGAGCAGTCGCTGACCAAGCAGCAGATCCTCGAGCTCTATCTGAACGAAATCTGGCTGGGCTATCGCTCGTTTGGCGTCGGCGTGGCCGCCTACAACTATTTCGGCAAGTCCCTGCCGGAGCTGACCCTGGCTCAATGCGCCTATCTGGCGTCGCTGCCCAAGGGACCGGACAACTACCACCCGACCCGCAACAAGGCCAAGGCGATGGCCCGACGCAACTGGGTGCTGGGCCAGATGGCCGAGCAGGGGTGGATCACCAAGGCCCAAGCGCAGCAGGCCATGGCCGAGGATCTGGTCGTCCAACCGGGACCCAAGCGCGCCGCTTATCGGGACGCCGACTACTTCGTCGAGGAAGTGCGCCAACGGGGCATGGCCACGCTCGGCCCCCGCCTCAACGAGGGCGGCTACTACATGCGCACGACGCTGGACCCGCGCCTGCAGACCACCGCCCGCATCGCGCTGATGGATGGCCTGGAGCGCTATGACCGCCGCCACGGCTGGCGGGGCGCCTGGGGACATGTCGAGTCCACCGACCTCAAGTGGGAAAAGACCGCGCTGGCCAGGCCGATTCCGTCGGAGCGAACCGCCTGGCGTCCGGCCCTTGTCACCTCGAACGGCGGCCAGGTGCGTCTGGTCAAGAGCGAAGGCGAGGGCCAGATCGTTGGCGAGGACATGGCCTGGGCCAAGGCCGGCAAGGGCCTGAAGGCCGGGGACCTCGTCTTCGTCGAGAAGGCCGCCAGCGGCGGCTATCGCCTGCGCCAGGTGCCCGCGGTCAACGGCGCCCTCGTGGCGATGGAGCCCTATACGGGTCGGATCGTGGCTCTGGTCGGCGGCTACAGCTACTCGCTGTCGAACTTCAACCGCGCCACCCAGGCCAAGCGTCAGCCGGGCTCGTCGTTCAAGCCGTTCGTCTACGCCACGGCCCTGGAGAATGGCTACACGCCCGCCAGCGTCATCGTCGACAGTCCCATCACGCTGAGAGGCGCCAACGGCCAAGACTGGAGTCCCGAGAACTACGACAAGGAGTTCTACGGCGCCCAGCCTCTCCGAAAGGGCCTGGAAAAGTCGATCAACGCGATGACCGTGCGGCTGGCTCAGGGCGTCGGCATGAAGAAGATTATCGATTTCTCCAAGCGGGCCGGCGTCGTCAAGGAGATGGATCCGGTGCTGGCCATGGCGCTGGGGGCGGGGGAGACCACGCCCTTCAAGCTGACCGCGGCCTATGCCCCGTTCGTCAATGGCGGCCGCCGGGTCGATCCGCACCTGATCGAGCTGGTGCAGGACCGCGAGGGCAAGGTCATCTTCCGCGCCGACAAGCGCGATTGCGAGCGCTGCACCGCCGGCTTCAACGGCGACGAGAGCCCGCGCTTCGCCGCGCCGGGCGAGCAGATCATGGATCCCGTGACGGCCTACCAGATCACCTCGATGCTGCAGGGCGTGGTCCAGCGCGGCACCGCCGCCGCCGTCAGCTCGCTGGGCCGTCCGCTGGCCGGCAAGACCGGCACCACCAATGAGTATCGCAGCGCCTGGTTCGTCGGCTATTCGCCCAACCTGATCGTCGGCGTTTTCTTCGGCTTCGATGACAACCGCTCGCTCGGCGAGGGGGAAACCGGGGCCGCGGGTCCCGTTCCCGTCTTCATGGACTTCATGAAGGTTGCTTTGGAAGGCCAGCCGGTCGTCGACTTCAAGCCGCCGAAGAACGCCAAGTTCGCTCTGGTTCGCGGCGTGCGCGAGGCTTTCCGCCCGGGCACCGAGCCCAAGGTCGAGGTCGCGCCGATCGGGCCCATTCCCTACAACGAGCTGACGCCGGGCCTGCCGCCGGTTCCGCAGTCTCAAACCCAGCCCGGCAAGCCGCCACAAAAGGTCGATCCGCTGAGCGGCCTCTATTGA
- a CDS encoding N-acetylmuramoyl-L-alanine amidase family protein, which produces MRKVLISLARMGWFRAALIVGGMTTAGVAVATAQGPAAPSGVQKVRFGGDRTETRVVIDLDRAAAGKLLSDGATDQRLVLALPNVTISGDLQGSGQGLVKHWLIDEAAGGARLRLELAGKVEVRRRFLLPPGDGATAYRYVIDLKAVDGPAAPAASQAPPRLTLVSAPIKAAPLRLKKVIVIDAGHGGKDSGALGANAFEKDVTLAAAKALKTRLEKTGRYQVVLTRETDTFVPLEGRVQIARRADADLFISLHADSGPDTATRGASVYTVSEKGAERVGLVLDKSDWLMKANLPGRDRAVSQILLDLSQRATKNRSATFAQLLLANVGEETTLLRRSHRDAGFFVLLAPDVPAVLLEMGFITNPEDEAFLTNKASRARLVDAVGDSIEAYFSADVRKS; this is translated from the coding sequence ATGCGTAAGGTTTTGATCAGTTTGGCTCGCATGGGCTGGTTTCGAGCGGCCCTGATCGTCGGTGGCATGACCACCGCCGGCGTCGCTGTCGCGACCGCTCAAGGCCCCGCCGCGCCCTCGGGCGTGCAGAAGGTCCGCTTCGGCGGCGATCGCACCGAGACCCGCGTCGTGATCGATCTGGACCGCGCCGCCGCGGGCAAGCTGTTGTCCGATGGCGCGACTGATCAGCGCTTGGTCCTGGCGCTGCCGAACGTCACAATTTCCGGCGACCTGCAAGGCTCCGGCCAGGGGCTGGTCAAGCATTGGCTGATCGACGAGGCCGCTGGCGGCGCCCGCCTGCGCCTGGAACTGGCCGGCAAGGTCGAGGTCCGCCGCCGCTTCCTGCTGCCGCCCGGCGACGGCGCGACGGCCTATCGCTATGTCATCGATCTGAAGGCCGTGGACGGCCCCGCCGCGCCGGCCGCGTCACAGGCCCCGCCGCGCTTGACCTTGGTCAGCGCGCCGATCAAGGCCGCGCCGCTGCGCCTGAAGAAGGTCATCGTCATCGACGCGGGTCATGGCGGCAAGGACTCGGGCGCCCTGGGCGCCAACGCGTTCGAGAAGGACGTCACCCTGGCCGCGGCCAAGGCGCTGAAGACCCGCCTGGAAAAGACCGGCCGCTATCAGGTGGTCCTCACTCGTGAGACCGACACCTTCGTGCCGCTGGAAGGTCGCGTGCAGATCGCCCGCCGCGCCGACGCTGACCTGTTCATCTCGCTGCACGCGGATTCCGGCCCCGACACCGCCACGCGCGGCGCCTCGGTCTACACCGTGTCCGAAAAGGGCGCCGAGCGTGTGGGCCTGGTGCTGGACAAGAGCGACTGGCTGATGAAAGCCAACCTGCCGGGCCGCGACCGCGCCGTCAGCCAGATCCTGCTCGACCTGTCGCAGCGCGCCACCAAGAATCGCTCCGCCACCTTCGCCCAGCTGTTGCTGGCCAATGTCGGCGAGGAGACGACGCTGCTGCGCCGCAGCCACCGCGACGCCGGCTTCTTCGTGCTGCTGGCGCCCGACGTGCCGGCGGTCCTGCTGGAGATGGGCTTCATCACCAATCCCGAGGACGAGGCGTTCCTGACCAACAAGGCCAGCCGCGCCCGCCTGGTCGACGCGGTCGGCGACTCCATCGAGGCCTATTTCTCGGCGGACGTCCGCAAGTCCTGA
- a CDS encoding Rne/Rng family ribonuclease, protein MSKKMLIDAAHAEETRVVVVDGTRVEEFDFESQTRKQLRGNIYLAKVTRVEPSLQAAFVEYGGNRHGFLAFNEIHPDYYQIPVADREALMRDDSGDDEDDTPISRRATGGDDEDDVNGEDTAIDDDEDDVEEELARRKRRLMRKYKIQEVIRRRQIMLVQVVKEERGNKGAALTTYLSLAGRYGVLMPNTARGGGISRKITAVTDRKRLKSVVQSLDVPQGMGLIVRTAGAKRTKAEIKRDYEYLLRLWENIRENTLHSIAPALIYEEEDLVKRAIRDMYDKDLDGIWVEGDAGYKEARDFMRMLMPSQAKKVFNYRDPTPLFVKNKIEDHLAQIYSPVVPLRSGGYLVINQTEALVAIDVNSGKATRERNIEATALKTNCEAAEEAARQLRLRDLAGLIVIDFIDMDEAKNNRTVEKVLKDALKDDRARIQMGKISGFGLMEISRQRRRTGVLEGTTHVCEHCEGTGRVRSVESSALAALRAVEVEALKGSGSVILKVSRSVGLYILNEKRAYLQRLLETHGLFVTVVVDDSLHAADQEIERTELGERIAVAPAPYVDEDDDFDYAAFDDEAEEDDEEVLEDEDDIEREDTDDDDASARKQAREDDRGDRKGRRRRDRRRGRRDERETETEIEADSEGDEEDADADDRAEFGDEDEDARRRRRRRGRRGGRRGGREDGDRPTDAFVWIRPRVPFGENVFTWHDPAALVGGNGGNGGEGRRPAPEARAEAPAERPERAEREERPARERGRRGRDRGRRNRDEAPVADAAVAEAAAPAEMIAAAEPAEPFEAPILAPPVISAPPADVWVELPEVEEAPKKPKRVRSRGKKPAADVAETADAVAEAVTESVAIVPPEPEPEAAPVVEAAPEPAPEPEIAVEAAPAAPAEPDPAEITTPPEKPRRGWWRR, encoded by the coding sequence ATGTCGAAGAAGATGCTGATCGACGCAGCACACGCCGAAGAGACGCGTGTGGTCGTCGTGGACGGAACCCGGGTTGAAGAGTTCGATTTCGAGAGCCAGACCCGCAAACAGCTTCGTGGAAATATCTATCTCGCCAAGGTGACCCGCGTCGAACCCAGCCTTCAGGCCGCGTTCGTCGAATATGGTGGTAATCGCCACGGGTTCCTGGCGTTCAACGAAATCCACCCCGACTACTACCAGATCCCGGTCGCCGACCGTGAAGCGCTGATGCGCGACGATTCCGGCGATGACGAGGACGACACCCCGATCTCGCGTCGCGCCACGGGCGGCGACGACGAGGACGACGTCAACGGCGAAGACACCGCGATCGACGACGATGAAGACGACGTCGAAGAAGAGCTGGCGCGCCGCAAGCGCCGGCTGATGCGCAAGTACAAGATCCAGGAAGTGATCCGCCGCCGGCAGATCATGCTGGTCCAGGTCGTCAAGGAAGAGCGCGGCAACAAGGGCGCGGCCCTGACCACCTACCTCTCCCTGGCCGGCCGCTACGGCGTCCTGATGCCCAACACCGCCCGCGGCGGCGGTATCAGCCGCAAGATCACGGCGGTCACCGACCGCAAGCGCTTGAAGAGCGTCGTCCAGAGCCTGGACGTGCCGCAGGGCATGGGCCTGATCGTCCGTACGGCCGGCGCCAAGCGCACCAAGGCCGAGATCAAGCGCGACTACGAATATCTGCTGCGTCTCTGGGAGAACATCCGCGAGAACACGCTGCACTCGATCGCGCCGGCGCTGATCTACGAGGAGGAAGACCTCGTCAAGCGCGCCATCCGCGACATGTACGACAAGGACCTGGACGGCATCTGGGTCGAGGGCGACGCCGGCTACAAGGAAGCGCGCGACTTCATGCGCATGCTGATGCCGAGCCAGGCCAAGAAGGTCTTCAACTACCGCGACCCGACCCCGCTGTTCGTGAAGAACAAGATCGAGGACCATCTGGCCCAGATCTATTCGCCGGTCGTGCCGCTGCGCTCCGGCGGCTATCTGGTGATCAACCAGACCGAAGCCCTGGTCGCGATCGACGTCAACTCGGGCAAGGCCACGCGCGAGCGCAACATCGAGGCCACGGCCCTCAAGACCAATTGCGAGGCCGCCGAGGAAGCCGCCCGCCAGCTGCGCCTGCGCGACCTGGCCGGCCTGATCGTCATCGACTTCATCGACATGGATGAAGCCAAGAACAACCGCACGGTCGAGAAGGTCCTCAAGGACGCCCTCAAGGACGACCGCGCGCGCATCCAGATGGGCAAGATCTCGGGCTTTGGCCTGATGGAGATCAGCCGCCAGCGCCGCCGCACCGGCGTGCTGGAAGGCACCACCCACGTCTGCGAACACTGCGAAGGCACCGGCCGCGTCCGTTCGGTCGAGTCCAGCGCCCTGGCCGCCCTGCGCGCGGTCGAGGTCGAGGCCCTGAAGGGCTCGGGCAGCGTGATCCTGAAGGTCTCGCGCTCGGTCGGCCTCTATATCCTGAACGAAAAGCGCGCCTACCTGCAGCGGCTGCTGGAGACGCACGGCCTGTTCGTGACCGTCGTGGTCGACGACAGCCTGCACGCGGCCGACCAGGAGATCGAGCGCACCGAACTTGGCGAACGCATCGCCGTCGCGCCGGCGCCCTATGTCGATGAAGACGACGACTTCGACTACGCCGCCTTCGACGACGAGGCCGAGGAAGACGACGAAGAAGTCCTCGAGGACGAGGACGACATCGAGCGCGAAGACACCGACGACGACGACGCCTCCGCCCGCAAGCAGGCGCGCGAAGACGATCGTGGCGACCGCAAGGGCCGCCGCCGCCGTGATCGCCGTCGCGGCCGTCGCGACGAGCGCGAAACCGAGACCGAAATCGAGGCTGACAGCGAAGGCGACGAGGAAGACGCCGACGCCGACGACCGCGCCGAGTTCGGCGACGAGGACGAGGACGCCCGCCGCCGTCGCCGCCGTCGCGGCCGTCGTGGCGGCCGTCGTGGCGGTCGCGAAGACGGCGATCGTCCGACCGACGCCTTCGTCTGGATCCGTCCCCGCGTCCCGTTCGGCGAGAACGTGTTCACCTGGCACGACCCGGCAGCCCTGGTCGGCGGCAACGGCGGTAACGGCGGCGAAGGTCGCCGCCCGGCGCCGGAAGCGCGCGCCGAGGCCCCGGCCGAGCGTCCGGAACGCGCCGAGCGCGAGGAGCGTCCCGCCCGCGAGCGTGGCCGTCGCGGTCGTGACCGCGGCCGTCGCAATCGCGACGAGGCCCCGGTCGCCGACGCGGCCGTGGCCGAGGCCGCCGCGCCCGCCGAGATGATCGCCGCCGCCGAGCCGGCCGAACCGTTCGAAGCGCCGATCCTGGCTCCGCCGGTGATCTCCGCGCCTCCGGCCGATGTCTGGGTCGAGTTGCCGGAAGTCGAGGAAGCGCCGAAGAAGCCCAAGCGCGTGCGTTCGCGCGGCAAGAAGCCCGCCGCCGACGTCGCCGAAACGGCGGACGCCGTGGCCGAAGCCGTCACCGAATCGGTGGCGATCGTTCCGCCCGAGCCGGAACCCGAGGCCGCCCCGGTCGTCGAAGCCGCGCCCGAGCCCGCGCCGGAACCGGAGATCGCCGTCGAGGCGGCGCCCGCCGCTCCGGCCGAACCGGACCCGGCCGAGATCACCACGCCGCCCGAAAAGCCGCGCCGCGGCTGGTGGCGCCGGTAA
- a CDS encoding M48 family metalloprotease, with protein MTSRRGHAGKRQAGRGLIVALSALSIIASGVSVPQVALAQDGAPSLIRDTEIEEILHEDADPIFAAAGLDPKNVRILIVGDKSLNAFATQGLQMGLNTGLILQTENPNQLRGVIAHETGHLAGGHPIRSDEMMRAGLKPMILTMGLGILAALAGSPDGGAALIANSQFAGALGALGYSREQESRADQAGAGFLEATGQSGRGLVEFFDNFRYQEVFDQARRYAYFRSHPLSSERIEVLRSRVERQPHYSAVDTPEDLAQHEVMKAKLEGFINPQVALMKYKETDASFPARYARAIAYYQMKDPDRSLKLIDALIADHPDNPYLWELKGQVLFEFNRITLAEEPQRKSVQLKPDAALLRVNLGQTLISLDDPAKVEEGVKELKRSLLNEPDNTVAWRLLAQAYDKQKKDGEARLATAEQYFSLGAVREARVFAMRARELLPKDTPDWRRATDIVLASRPSNQDLKDLAKDGAMQSNLGR; from the coding sequence ATGACCTCGCGTCGAGGGCATGCCGGAAAACGCCAAGCTGGGCGTGGTTTGATCGTTGCGCTGTCGGCGCTGTCGATCATTGCGTCTGGCGTTTCGGTCCCCCAGGTCGCCCTCGCCCAGGACGGCGCCCCCTCCCTGATCCGGGACACCGAGATCGAGGAAATCCTGCATGAGGACGCCGATCCGATCTTCGCGGCGGCGGGACTGGACCCCAAGAACGTCCGGATTCTGATCGTCGGCGACAAGAGCCTCAACGCCTTCGCCACCCAGGGCCTGCAGATGGGCCTGAACACCGGCCTGATCCTGCAGACCGAGAACCCCAATCAGCTGCGCGGCGTCATCGCCCACGAAACCGGACACTTGGCCGGCGGCCACCCCATCCGTTCGGACGAGATGATGCGCGCCGGCCTCAAGCCCATGATCCTGACCATGGGCCTCGGCATCCTGGCGGCCCTGGCCGGCTCGCCCGACGGCGGCGCGGCGCTGATCGCCAACTCGCAATTCGCCGGCGCCCTGGGCGCTCTGGGCTATAGCCGCGAGCAGGAATCGCGCGCCGACCAGGCTGGCGCGGGCTTCCTGGAGGCCACGGGCCAGTCGGGTCGCGGCCTCGTCGAGTTCTTCGACAACTTCCGCTACCAGGAGGTCTTCGATCAAGCGCGTCGGTACGCCTACTTCCGCAGCCACCCGCTGTCGTCGGAACGGATCGAGGTGCTGCGCAGCCGCGTCGAGCGCCAACCGCACTACAGCGCCGTCGACACGCCCGAGGACCTGGCCCAGCACGAGGTCATGAAGGCCAAGCTGGAAGGCTTCATCAACCCGCAGGTGGCGTTGATGAAGTACAAGGAGACCGACGCCAGCTTCCCGGCCCGCTACGCGCGCGCCATCGCCTACTATCAGATGAAGGACCCCGACCGGTCGCTGAAGCTGATCGACGCCCTGATCGCCGACCACCCGGACAACCCCTATCTCTGGGAGCTGAAGGGTCAGGTGCTGTTCGAGTTCAATCGCATCACCCTGGCCGAGGAGCCCCAGCGCAAGTCGGTCCAGCTGAAGCCGGATGCGGCCCTGCTGCGCGTCAATCTGGGCCAAACCCTGATCAGCCTCGACGATCCCGCCAAGGTCGAGGAAGGCGTCAAGGAACTGAAGCGCAGCCTGCTGAACGAACCGGACAACACCGTGGCCTGGCGCTTGCTGGCCCAGGCCTACGACAAGCAGAAGAAAGACGGCGAGGCGCGTCTGGCCACGGCCGAACAGTATTTCTCGCTCGGCGCGGTGCGCGAGGCCCGGGTCTTCGCCATGCGCGCTCGCGAGCTGCTGCCCAAGGACACGCCCGACTGGCGCCGCGCCACCGACATCGTCCTGGCGTCCCGCCCCTCCAACCAGGATCTGAAGGACCTGGCCAAGGATGGGGCCATGCAATCCAATCTCGGCCGATAA
- a CDS encoding DsbA family protein has protein sequence MTLLRRAATLALPLAVSGLVLAGCDQAKPDKAFGEKVRAYLLEHPEVLMEVSQKLQEKQANQQAVSAQKAIGQYRQAIERDPRDVVINPAGTITVTEFFDYRCGYCRHAAPEIVELVQKNPDIRLVLKDFVIFGRDSEAAARLMLGAKDQGKSLDLYKALMAENALDAAGALRIAKGLGIDLDKAKAAGESEAVTQHLADTEALAKTLALQGTPAFVVGDTLIPGADINALKLAIEQTRASKVKAG, from the coding sequence ATGACCTTGCTTCGTCGCGCCGCGACCCTCGCCCTGCCCCTGGCCGTCTCGGGCCTCGTCCTTGCCGGCTGCGACCAGGCCAAGCCCGACAAGGCGTTCGGCGAAAAGGTCCGCGCCTACCTGCTCGAGCACCCCGAGGTGCTGATGGAGGTCAGTCAGAAGCTGCAGGAAAAGCAGGCCAACCAGCAGGCTGTCTCGGCCCAGAAGGCCATCGGCCAGTATCGCCAGGCCATCGAACGCGACCCGCGCGACGTCGTGATCAATCCGGCGGGGACGATCACGGTCACCGAGTTCTTCGACTACCGATGCGGCTATTGCCGCCACGCCGCGCCCGAGATCGTCGAGCTGGTCCAGAAGAACCCGGACATCCGGCTGGTGCTGAAGGACTTCGTGATCTTCGGCCGCGACAGCGAAGCGGCCGCGCGCCTGATGCTGGGCGCCAAGGACCAGGGCAAGAGCCTTGATCTCTACAAGGCGCTGATGGCCGAGAACGCCCTGGACGCCGCCGGGGCGCTGCGCATCGCCAAGGGCCTTGGGATCGACCTCGACAAGGCCAAGGCGGCGGGTGAAAGCGAAGCTGTGACCCAACACCTGGCCGACACCGAAGCGCTGGCCAAGACCCTGGCCTTGCAAGGCACGCCGGCCTTCGTCGTCGGCGACACCCTGATCCCGGGCGCCGACATCAACGCCCTGAAGCTGGCGATCGAGCAGACCCGCGCCAGCAAGGTGAAGGCGGGCTAA